A window of the Microvirga terrae genome harbors these coding sequences:
- a CDS encoding L-lactate permease: MWSQVYNPFGNATLSTIAAAIPVVLLLVMIASGKVKAHIAAVIALLAAIAVSVFLFTMPAGLATRAALFGVATGMFPIGWIILNVIFLYRLTVERGWFATLQQSVGDLTTDRRLQLLLVAFAFGAFFEGAGGFGTPVAVTGAILIGLGFSPLAASGLSLIANTAPVAYGALGAPIQGLASVTGFDPYVLGAMVGRQLPFFSLIVPFWLIWVFAGFRGMLQVWPAILVCGVSFAIPQFLISNYINPWIVDIGASLISMACLVGFMRIWRPREIWTSPALRTHDISAGTMTQPASLGAGAAPVAPKASRDEVIRAWVPWIILSVIVAIWGTGWFKAIVNPIFTWSYPIPGLHNMVQKVAPIVANPTAEPAVFAFTYMSYTGTGVLIAAIIAGLVMGFSPLRLVTAWFETIWVLRYSLITIAAMLAIGTLTRFSGVDATLGLAFAGTGILYPFFGTLLGWLGVALTGSDTASNVLFGGLQKITSEQLGLSPILMAAANSSGGVMGKMIDAQSIVVASTATNWFGHEGSILRFVFWHSIVLACLVGGLVMLQAYVSPFTEMVLH, translated from the coding sequence ATGTGGAGCCAAGTCTATAATCCATTCGGCAACGCGACGTTGTCGACCATCGCGGCGGCCATTCCCGTCGTTCTGCTCCTGGTGATGATCGCATCCGGCAAGGTGAAGGCCCACATTGCCGCGGTAATCGCCCTACTTGCGGCGATCGCCGTCTCGGTCTTCCTGTTTACCATGCCGGCCGGGCTCGCCACCCGTGCCGCCCTGTTCGGCGTCGCGACGGGCATGTTCCCGATCGGCTGGATCATCCTGAACGTCATCTTCCTCTACCGGCTGACGGTGGAGAGGGGATGGTTCGCGACGCTTCAGCAATCCGTCGGGGATCTCACGACGGATCGCCGCCTGCAGTTGCTGCTCGTCGCCTTCGCGTTCGGTGCCTTCTTCGAAGGCGCCGGCGGCTTCGGCACGCCGGTCGCCGTGACGGGCGCCATTCTCATCGGACTCGGGTTCTCGCCCCTTGCAGCCTCGGGTCTGTCGCTGATCGCCAATACGGCGCCGGTGGCCTATGGCGCCCTTGGCGCTCCGATCCAGGGTCTGGCCTCGGTGACGGGTTTCGACCCCTACGTCCTCGGCGCGATGGTCGGGCGCCAGTTGCCGTTCTTCTCGTTGATCGTCCCCTTCTGGCTGATCTGGGTGTTCGCCGGGTTCCGGGGCATGCTCCAGGTCTGGCCGGCCATCCTGGTCTGCGGCGTGTCCTTCGCCATTCCACAATTCCTGATCTCCAACTACATCAACCCCTGGATCGTCGACATCGGCGCATCCCTGATCTCGATGGCCTGCCTCGTCGGGTTCATGCGGATCTGGCGCCCGAGGGAGATCTGGACGTCTCCGGCGCTGCGAACCCATGACATCTCGGCCGGCACCATGACGCAGCCCGCATCGCTGGGCGCCGGCGCCGCCCCTGTGGCGCCCAAGGCGAGCCGCGACGAAGTCATCCGGGCCTGGGTGCCATGGATCATCCTGTCGGTGATCGTGGCCATCTGGGGCACGGGCTGGTTCAAGGCGATCGTCAACCCGATCTTCACCTGGAGCTATCCGATTCCGGGCCTGCACAACATGGTGCAGAAGGTTGCGCCCATCGTGGCCAATCCGACCGCGGAACCGGCCGTCTTCGCCTTCACCTACATGTCCTATACGGGCACGGGCGTGCTGATCGCTGCCATCATCGCCGGGCTTGTCATGGGCTTCTCGCCCCTGAGGCTCGTCACGGCCTGGTTCGAAACGATCTGGGTGCTGCGCTACTCGCTCATCACCATCGCGGCCATGCTCGCGATCGGCACGCTGACGCGCTTCTCGGGCGTCGATGCGACGCTTGGGCTTGCCTTCGCCGGCACGGGAATTCTGTACCCGTTCTTCGGCACCCTGCTTGGTTGGCTCGGCGTGGCGCTGACGGGTTCGGACACCGCGTCGAACGTGCTGTTCGGCGGCTTGCAGAAGATCACGTCGGAGCAGCTCGGGCTGTCACCCATCCTCATGGCGGCGGCCAATTCGTCCGGCGGCGTGATGGGCAAGATGATCGACGCGCAGTCCATCGTCGTGGCGTCGACCGCGACCAACTGGTTCGGCCACGAGGGAAGCATCCTGCGCTTCGTGTTCTGGCACTCGATCGTGCTGGCGTGCCTCGTCGGCGGCCTCGTGATGCTGCAGGCCTACGTCTCGCCGTTCACCGAGATGGTCCTGCACTGA
- a CDS encoding peptide ABC transporter permease, with translation MIRPVFQAANPSADAAAMLRRLGFAILFFAVPLAALFTRRALVVMAPLAVILLVLASVLDGSAKHAWDKLTALATSPGGIAGLVLLFWAGLSLLWTPFLPQASERLLNITGMILMGLGGFLAVPERMRSANLYLLPVGVGLAALIAVFLTLTGGSTVDPEGLSLERGMLMLVLLLWPAIAWLHSRGRNLEAIGLALAVAVCSLLTRDGLPLYGLVAGAVVFVVTAWNPVFGPRLTGLVMAGLLLFAPVLPFLLKPLAANLLGVNSPTTLALEVWRQIILGEPLRLLTGHGLETALRGRFLGLMPPSAPSTLLFEIWYELGVVGAVAGSVLLYQAVVSARGHRASVAPGIMAAFACTYALGCLGIGTTQVWWFTALVALVLIFVAIERGQFRTKRPKAVLHRMA, from the coding sequence ATGATCCGTCCTGTCTTCCAAGCGGCCAATCCCTCAGCCGATGCCGCCGCCATGCTGCGGCGTCTCGGCTTCGCCATCCTGTTCTTCGCCGTCCCTCTGGCAGCTCTGTTCACGCGCCGCGCGCTCGTGGTGATGGCGCCCCTGGCGGTCATCCTCCTCGTCCTCGCGTCGGTGCTCGACGGCAGCGCGAAGCATGCCTGGGACAAGCTGACGGCCCTTGCCACGTCTCCTGGCGGAATAGCCGGGCTGGTCCTTCTGTTCTGGGCCGGCCTGTCCCTGCTGTGGACGCCCTTTCTGCCTCAGGCCTCCGAGCGGCTCCTCAACATCACCGGCATGATCCTCATGGGCCTGGGCGGCTTTCTCGCCGTTCCCGAGCGCATGCGCTCGGCCAATCTCTATCTTCTGCCGGTCGGGGTCGGACTCGCGGCCCTGATTGCCGTCTTCCTGACGCTCACCGGCGGCAGCACCGTCGACCCAGAAGGTCTGAGCCTGGAGCGCGGCATGCTGATGCTCGTTCTGCTCCTCTGGCCGGCCATCGCATGGCTTCATTCCCGCGGGCGCAACCTGGAAGCCATCGGGCTGGCGCTCGCCGTCGCAGTCTGTTCGCTCCTCACGCGTGACGGCCTGCCGCTCTATGGCCTGGTCGCCGGCGCCGTCGTGTTCGTCGTCACCGCGTGGAATCCGGTCTTCGGCCCGCGCCTGACCGGTCTCGTCATGGCCGGCCTCCTGCTGTTTGCTCCGGTCCTGCCCTTCCTCCTGAAACCCTTGGCGGCCAACCTGCTCGGCGTGAACTCTCCGACGACCCTCGCCCTCGAGGTGTGGCGCCAGATCATTCTCGGCGAGCCGCTGCGGTTGCTGACGGGACATGGCCTGGAGACGGCCCTGCGCGGGCGCTTCCTCGGATTGATGCCGCCCAGCGCACCGTCCACGCTGCTGTTCGAGATCTGGTATGAACTCGGAGTGGTAGGTGCCGTGGCCGGGTCTGTTCTGTTGTATCAGGCGGTCGTCAGCGCCAGGGGCCACCGCGCCAGCGTGGCGCCTGGCATCATGGCGGCGTTCGCCTGCACCTACGCCCTGGGCTGCCTCGGCATCGGCACCACGCAGGTCTGGTGGTTCACCGCGCTCGTGGCTCTGGTGCTGATCTTCGTTGCCATCGAGCGGGGACAGTTTCGCACGAAGCGTCCCAAGGCCGTTCTGCACCGCATGGCTTAG
- a CDS encoding M20 aminoacylase family protein encodes MPIINRVADLADEIAVWRRDFHENPELLFDVHRTAGIVAEKLKSFGCDEVVTGLGRTGVVGVIKGRSNNSGKVIGLRADMDALPIEEATDVPHKSKVPGKMHACGHDGHTAMLLGAAKYLAETRNFDGTAVVIFQPAEEGGGGGNEMLKDGLMERFGVHEVYGMHNMPGIPVGQFAIRPGPMMAAADRFTITIEGKGGHAARPHDCIDPVVISAHVITALQTIASRSADPLDSVVVSVCTVKAGEAFNVIPQTAMLLGTVRTLSPEVRDLAETRIRAIVENVCAAFGAKAEVEYDRGYPVTMNDPDKTDFMAGVARAVAGENAVDTTVLPLMGAEDFSYMLEQRPGAYIFLGNGDTAGVHHPAYDFNDEASPYGVSLWAKIIETGMPAR; translated from the coding sequence ATGCCGATCATCAACCGCGTCGCCGACCTTGCCGATGAAATTGCCGTCTGGCGCCGCGACTTCCATGAAAACCCGGAGCTCCTGTTCGACGTTCATCGCACCGCCGGCATCGTGGCGGAGAAGCTGAAGAGCTTCGGCTGCGACGAAGTCGTGACCGGCCTCGGGCGAACCGGCGTCGTCGGCGTGATCAAGGGGCGTTCGAACAACTCGGGCAAGGTAATCGGCCTTCGCGCCGACATGGACGCGCTGCCCATCGAAGAGGCGACCGACGTTCCGCACAAATCCAAGGTGCCGGGCAAGATGCATGCCTGCGGCCATGACGGCCACACGGCGATGCTCCTCGGGGCCGCGAAATATCTCGCCGAGACGCGCAACTTCGACGGAACTGCGGTGGTGATCTTCCAGCCGGCGGAAGAAGGCGGCGGCGGCGGCAACGAGATGCTCAAAGACGGCCTGATGGAGCGGTTCGGCGTGCACGAGGTCTACGGCATGCACAACATGCCGGGCATTCCCGTGGGCCAGTTCGCCATCCGGCCGGGCCCCATGATGGCCGCGGCCGACCGGTTCACGATCACGATCGAGGGCAAGGGCGGCCATGCGGCGCGTCCTCACGACTGCATCGACCCGGTGGTCATCTCGGCCCATGTGATCACGGCCCTGCAGACCATCGCGTCGCGCAGCGCCGATCCGCTCGATTCCGTGGTGGTCTCCGTCTGCACCGTGAAGGCGGGCGAAGCCTTCAACGTCATTCCGCAGACGGCGATGCTGCTCGGCACCGTACGCACCCTCTCCCCCGAGGTCCGCGACCTCGCGGAGACGCGCATCCGCGCGATCGTCGAGAATGTCTGCGCGGCATTCGGCGCCAAGGCGGAGGTCGAGTATGACCGCGGTTATCCGGTGACCATGAACGATCCCGACAAGACCGATTTCATGGCGGGCGTCGCCCGCGCCGTCGCCGGCGAGAACGCCGTGGACACCACGGTGCTGCCGCTCATGGGGGCCGAGGATTTCTCCTATATGCTGGAGCAGCGCCCCGGCGCCTACATCTTCCTCGGCAACGGGGATACGGCGGGCGTCCACCATCCGGCCTACGACTTCAACGACGAGGCGAGCCCCTATGGTGTCTCCCTCTGGGCGAAGATCATCGAGACCGGCATGCCGGCGCGCTAG
- the ribA gene encoding GTP cyclohydrolase II RibA, producing the protein MRLTLSLSANPATTSVERAIMEFRSARPVVIDGSEGSVLVAGVEDLDEVTSTEIEAVAGGHAHLVLPAARLRRLGLEREVPGRIALPVVDRSRVEALALKVDGRIDAPVRPADGLDSEALELARLSLVLPAVIVVPLTKGIEIAPSVVRVSGEAVRGYRRAAATELKIVSRAPVPLEGAPTSEFVVFRGGEGLRDQVAIVVGKPDISKPVTVRLHSACLTGDLFGSLKCDCGDQLRETVRFMASGEGGILLYLDQEGRGNGIANKIRAYKLQSQGYDTYDADEMLGFEADQRRFDFAAVMLKELGVAKVRLMTNNPDKIAALTRAGLEVISDHRVLGRPTAENVSYLAAKRDRAGHYIDLEGMLACSQKD; encoded by the coding sequence ATGCGCCTGACCTTGAGCCTGTCCGCCAATCCTGCCACGACCTCGGTCGAGCGGGCGATCATGGAGTTTCGCAGCGCCCGCCCGGTGGTAATCGACGGGTCAGAGGGCAGCGTGCTCGTGGCCGGCGTCGAGGACCTGGACGAGGTGACGAGCACCGAGATCGAGGCGGTTGCGGGCGGCCATGCTCATCTGGTCCTGCCGGCGGCGCGGCTTCGCCGCCTCGGGCTCGAGCGCGAGGTTCCCGGCCGGATCGCCCTGCCCGTGGTCGACCGGAGCCGCGTCGAGGCCCTGGCTCTCAAGGTCGATGGTCGCATCGACGCGCCGGTTCGGCCCGCCGATGGGTTGGACAGCGAGGCGCTGGAGCTGGCTCGCCTGTCGCTCGTCCTGCCGGCCGTGATCGTGGTGCCGCTGACGAAGGGCATCGAGATCGCCCCGTCGGTCGTGCGCGTGTCCGGCGAGGCCGTCCGCGGCTATCGCCGTGCCGCGGCAACCGAGTTGAAGATCGTCAGCCGGGCGCCGGTGCCGCTCGAAGGAGCGCCGACCAGCGAATTCGTGGTGTTCCGTGGCGGCGAGGGGCTGCGCGATCAGGTGGCGATCGTCGTCGGCAAGCCCGATATCTCGAAGCCCGTGACCGTGCGGCTGCACTCGGCTTGTCTCACGGGGGATCTTTTCGGCAGCCTGAAATGCGATTGCGGCGACCAGCTGCGTGAGACGGTGCGCTTCATGGCCTCGGGCGAGGGAGGAATCCTGCTCTATCTCGATCAGGAGGGGCGCGGGAACGGCATCGCCAACAAGATCCGCGCCTATAAGCTCCAGTCGCAGGGTTACGACACCTACGATGCCGACGAGATGCTGGGCTTCGAGGCCGACCAGCGCCGCTTCGATTTCGCCGCCGTGATGCTCAAGGAATTAGGCGTCGCCAAGGTCCGCCTCATGACCAACAACCCAGACAAGATCGCGGCGCTGACCAGGGCCGGGCTCGAGGTCATCTCGGACCATCGGGTGCTGGGCCGTCCCACGGCCGAGAACGTCAGCTATCTGGCCGCCAAGCGCGACCGCGCCGGTCACTATATCGATCTCGAAGGCATGCTGGCCTGCTCGCAGAAAGATTAA
- a CDS encoding DMT family transporter codes for MPQAAIQKNMTASDWALLTVLSVVWGGSFLFVGVAVRELPPLTIVALRVLTAAMALLLVLRLTGVDLPRTRQVWAAFVGMSILNNVIPFTLIVWGQSHIASGLASVLNATTPLFTVIVAHFLTADERLTGQRLAGVIVGFIGVAVMIGGAAVASLDAGILAQLAVLGAALSYGFSGVFGRRFKTMGIPPLATAAGQVTVSSTILLPAALMVEQPWTLAVPSTAAILSLAALGLVSTAFAYLIFFRLLARAGATNVGLVTFLIPVSAILFGVSVLGETLMMRHMAGMVLIGAGLVLIDGRVMSFISARLAVKEPASRGNG; via the coding sequence ATGCCGCAGGCCGCCATCCAGAAAAACATGACCGCGTCCGATTGGGCGCTCTTGACGGTCCTTTCGGTCGTCTGGGGCGGGTCGTTTCTCTTCGTGGGTGTGGCCGTCCGGGAGTTGCCGCCCCTGACCATCGTGGCGCTGCGGGTGCTGACCGCCGCGATGGCGCTGCTTCTCGTCCTGAGGCTCACGGGCGTCGACCTGCCGCGGACCCGCCAGGTCTGGGCTGCCTTTGTCGGCATGTCGATCCTCAACAACGTCATTCCCTTCACCCTGATCGTCTGGGGGCAAAGTCACATCGCCAGCGGCCTGGCGTCCGTTCTCAATGCAACCACGCCGCTCTTCACGGTGATCGTGGCGCATTTTCTGACAGCCGACGAGCGGCTCACGGGTCAGCGGCTCGCGGGCGTGATCGTGGGATTCATTGGAGTCGCGGTGATGATCGGGGGGGCGGCCGTCGCGTCGCTCGATGCGGGCATCCTGGCGCAGCTCGCCGTTTTGGGAGCGGCCCTGTCCTATGGCTTCTCCGGTGTGTTCGGCCGCCGCTTCAAGACGATGGGCATCCCGCCGCTCGCGACGGCCGCCGGTCAGGTCACGGTCTCGAGCACGATTCTTCTGCCTGCCGCCCTGATGGTCGAGCAACCCTGGACACTAGCGGTGCCCAGCACCGCCGCCATTCTGTCACTGGCGGCCCTCGGCTTGGTCTCGACGGCCTTCGCCTATCTGATCTTCTTCCGCCTGCTCGCGCGGGCCGGCGCCACCAATGTGGGTCTCGTGACCTTCCTGATCCCGGTCAGTGCCATCCTGTTCGGGGTATCCGTCCTCGGCGAGACCCTAATGATGCGGCATATGGCCGGCATGGTGCTGATCGGCGCAGGCCTCGTCCTGATCGACGGCAGGGTGATGTCATTTATAAGCGCGCGGCTCGCCGTCAAGGAGCCGGCGTCGCGCGGAAACGGTTGA
- the mmsB gene encoding 3-hydroxyisobutyrate dehydrogenase, whose product MTIIAFIGLGNMGGPMAANLVKAGHSVSGFDLSPASCDQARSDGVTIAGSTIDAVRDAEIVVTMLPAGKHVLAVWADILPSVKESTLLIDCSTIDVESARKVHALAREQGRNLASLDAPVSGGVGGAKGATLTFMTGGTKDAFDRAEPILSRMGKKVVHCGEAGAGQAAKICNNMILGISMIGVAEAFVLGEKLGLSHQALFDVASTSSGQCWSLTTYCPVPGPVPASPANNGYKPGFAAALMLKDLKLAQEAALASGAPTPLGAEAAQLYALFNNAGHEGDDFSGIINFIRGRKD is encoded by the coding sequence ATGACCATTATCGCCTTCATCGGCCTCGGCAACATGGGCGGACCCATGGCCGCCAATCTCGTCAAGGCTGGACACAGCGTCTCCGGCTTCGATCTGTCTCCCGCATCCTGCGACCAGGCGCGCAGCGACGGCGTGACCATCGCGGGATCGACGATCGACGCCGTGCGGGACGCGGAGATCGTCGTCACCATGCTGCCGGCCGGCAAGCACGTGCTCGCGGTCTGGGCCGATATTCTCCCTTCGGTGAAGGAGAGCACGCTGCTGATCGACTGCTCCACCATCGACGTGGAGAGCGCACGCAAGGTGCACGCCCTGGCGCGCGAGCAGGGACGCAACCTCGCGAGCCTCGACGCGCCCGTATCCGGCGGCGTCGGCGGCGCGAAGGGCGCGACGCTCACCTTCATGACGGGCGGCACGAAGGACGCCTTCGACCGTGCCGAGCCGATCCTGTCCCGAATGGGCAAGAAGGTCGTTCATTGCGGCGAGGCGGGCGCCGGCCAGGCGGCGAAGATCTGCAACAACATGATTCTCGGCATCTCGATGATCGGGGTGGCCGAAGCCTTCGTGCTCGGCGAGAAGCTCGGGCTGTCGCATCAGGCGCTGTTCGATGTCGCCTCCACGTCGTCGGGCCAATGCTGGTCGCTGACCACCTACTGCCCGGTACCGGGCCCCGTGCCCGCTTCGCCCGCCAACAACGGCTACAAGCCGGGCTTCGCGGCAGCCCTCATGCTCAAGGACCTGAAGCTCGCGCAGGAGGCCGCGCTCGCCTCGGGCGCCCCCACACCCCTCGGAGCGGAGGCGGCCCAACTCTACGCCCTGTTCAACAATGCCGGCCACGAGGGTGACGACTTCTCCGGCATCATCAACTTCATTCGCGGACGGAAGGATTGA